The following proteins are co-located in the Leptodactylus fuscus isolate aLepFus1 chromosome 8, aLepFus1.hap2, whole genome shotgun sequence genome:
- the LOC142216691 gene encoding QRFP-like peptide receptor, producing MNSSAHTPMYNYSLLDFTIKGNLSMNIFGNDSKELNVEELEKMIFFFAQEPVTISLTAMYILSFVVGIIGNIMSIKVLTRKRTGRTSSLSATRSLLINLAICDLMVVCVCMPITVGNLIYKAWVYGDFLCRAVPFIQAVSVSASVLSLTVISVNRYYSVHNPLNARSFFTQKKIYGTIVVVWFISSSICLPLIFMNKRDEIDIGPGPGYPLIMSICTEIWPDVKFKQAYNFLLFCSLYCLPVLFNLVICFFTIRKLWSSSGNFKDCDSKNQSLPASRLKIRKKIAKMVVALVSLFAVSWLPVYLMDIWIDFSIPKPSQEATPSPWILQLRPFAQWLGLTNSSLNPICYCFVGDLYRSAKHMKSMYHNRMVSLFSFSFSDGSPSSIPKLLSYKNSLRSTKRSKLKYPLSMEDKCENCYPGISVSETPDTSSHSLS from the coding sequence ATGAATTCCTCCGCACACACTCCCATGTACAACTATTCCCTTCTAGACTTCACCATAAAGGGCAATCTGTCCATGAACATCTTTGGAAATGACAGTAAGGAACTGAACGTGGAGGAGCTGGAGAAAATGATCTTCTTCTTTGCCCAGGAACCTGTGACTATCAGTCTGACCGCCATGTACATCCTCTCTTTCGTCGTGGGTATCATCGGCAATATCATGTCTATTAAAGTGCTGACTAGGAAACGTACCGGCAGGACCTCCAGTTTGAGCGCCACCAGAAGTTTACTTATCAATTTGGCCATCTGTGACCTCATGGTGGTCTGCGTGTGTATGCCCATCACGGTCGGCAACTTGATCTACAAGGCCTGGGTCTATGGGGACTTCCTCTGTAGGGCAGTGCCCTTTATCCAAGCTGTATCAGTTTCGGCAAGTGTGCTCAGTCTTACGGTCATCAGCGTTAATAGGTATTATAGTGTCCATAATCCACTCAATGCTCGATCCTTCTTCACCCAGAAGAAAATCTATGGCACAATTGTTGTGGTTTGGTTCATCTCCTCCAGTATCTGCTTACCTCTAATATTTATGAATAAGAGAGATGAGATCGATATAGGGCCGGGACCAGGATACCCTTTAATAATGTCGATCTGTACGGAGATCTGGCCCGATGTCAAGTTCAAACAGGCCTACAACTTCCTCCTCTTTTGCTCTTTGTATTGCTTACCCGTCCTATTCAATTTAGTCATTTGCTTCTTCACCATACGTAAATTATGGAGCTCCTCGGGAAACTTCAAAGACTGCGACTCCAAGAATCAGTCTTTACCAGCCTCTCGACTAAAGATAAGGAAGAAGATTGCCAAAATGGTGGTGGCCTTGGTGTCCCTTTTTGCCGTTTCTTGGCTTCCGGTGTACTTGATGGACATTTGGATCGATTTTAGTATCCCTAAACCATCTCAAGAAGCTACGCCGTCGCCTTGGATTCTTCAGTTGAGGCCCTTTGCTCAGTGGTTGGGATTGACAAACTCTAGTCTTAATCCAATATGTTATTGCTTTGTTGGTGACCTGTATCGGTCAGCCAAACACATGAAGAGTATGTACCACAACAGGATGGTTTCCCTCTTCAGCTTCTCATTTTCGGATGGATCTCCGTCATCCATACCTAAGCTGTTGTCCTACAAGAACTCTTTGCGTTCAACCAAAAGGTCCAAACTAAAGTACCCATTATCGATGGAGGATAAATGTGAAAACTGCTACCCTGGCATCAGTGTGAGCGAAACACCGGATACAAGCAGCCACTCTTTATCCTAG